The genomic region TGATCCAAGCCGATTACTCGTTGAAGGTGCCCATCGCCGATTTCTGTAAGTGTCTGGAGGGGCAGGGTGACGTTGTTTCGGCGCCTCTCGCCGAAGCCGAGCGCCTCGAAGGCTATGATGCCGGTTGGGTCGTGCTGCATCGTTCTTCGGCATCTGGGGCGCCCGGGAACACCCAGGGCGGCGCAGACTTCCGACTGGGCCGTATCCTCCTCGGACCATCTGGCTGCCGTATTGTCGCCGTGGGCACTACTAGTTTTGGGATGCTTCAGGCGATCTTCGAGTCGGTGGCGGGTCCAGCCGCTCAATTTGTCTCCAAATCTTGCGAGGATCTTCGGCCTCGGCTGAGTCCAGACGCGACTCCTCCGGACATGACGCTGGTGCCGCCCGCGCTGATGGTAAACCCGACGAAGTTGGAATTCGCCCAGAAAGCGATTCCCTCTTCCGATCCGTTTGGCCCCAGCGACGAAGACACAAAGAAGGTCATGCACGAGGCGGATCGGGCGTTCCTGGAGGAAGGAGTGCCCGCTCTCGAAGGAAAAACGCCGCGCGAGGCCGCCGCGGATCCCAGGCTCCGCCCGGTGTTGATCTTGCTCATGAAAGAGCGCATCCGGACTTGCGACGAGCGGAATCTTGTCAATGGTGAGACCGAGGATATGAACTGGATGCTTGTGGAGCTGGGTTTGAACGAGATTCTCTTTGACCCTCCTCCGCCTCGAGACCGGCCGCCCGTGACCAATCCACCGCAGGACGGGACGAATGCGAAGGATTGGGACGAGGAATGAATGGACGCAGGTGAGATCCTGCAGATGGATCTGAACCTGCCACCTGCTCCCGCGCTTCGCGAACGTCCGTTGATAGTCGATGACATCGACAGGATCGCCCGACCGGGGCTGTGGAAAGTCCATCTCTCCAGGGGCGGCAGTCTTCAAGCGTCTTAAGGCGCGGAGTTCCTGAGGGATGTTCTGGACGAAGTTGAGCTGGAACTGGGGCGCGTAGCGTTCCTTAAAAGACGTGGTTGGCATCGAGTCATTCGACCGAATAGGGTTAGGGTGTTTCATTCAACAGCCCTTTAACGTATCCACTTATGAGCTCTCGGCGCCACCGCCAGGCAGGGGCTCGCCTCGGACACGATGCAGGGGGGCAGGGGGGGGCTCACGTGGTTCTCAGTGGAAACTTTTGGGCTTGTTTGTCACCGAGGCGGCTGCTTTCGTTTAGTGTTGGTATGGACAGATACTCGGGTTTCCAGGATGGAATGGGCGAGGATTTCTCGGCCTCTCACGGACTCTATGGCCAACTGCACGGTCGAAATCATCCGCTGCTCCTCAAAGGCGTCGACTGCCGCTTCAAGGTCACGGGTGATCTTGCCACCATCCATATCACTCAGCTCTTCTATTAATCACTGAAGGAACCGGTTGAATGCATTTATTGTTTCCCCGTTCCGGCGACCGCGTCGGTGTATCACTGCGAGGTGGTGGTGAACGGGAAGCTAATCCGCGCCAGGGTCATGGAGCGGGAGAAGGCTGAGTTTGTAACCCGCGAACGCAAGCTGCTGGGAGAGCGAACATTTCTGTTCAACTTGCCCGGCGTGAATTGGTTCCGACTCGAACTTGGAAATGTCCAGCCGCAGGACCGAATCCTGGTCAGTCTTTCATACTTCCAGACGATACAGAGGCTTCAGGAAGAGTGCACTCTCCGTATCCCCTTCGCCCCGGGCATCCGCTATGTTCCGTCGCCCAAGGCGCAATTTCCGCCACAGCTACATTCCTCTCGCGTCCGCAAATCGTCGGTGTCTCCGCTCAAGGTCGCCAACCTGGGACGGTTGGATGATCCACCTCGCTATCCGGCAGACGACCCGCGAGGGGCTCCGCTCTTCGTTCAGGGTGAGATTCAGGATAGCTCTGGGACTGTGACGGATGTTGAGACGATTCAGCACCCTTTGGGAGCCACTGGGGCGGGAATTTATCCAACCCAGCTGGCCGAGGCGCAGGTCGGTAGGGTGGGTTGCGATTGGGTGGTGCGGTGGAGTCGGCACTTCTCAACAGAGTAGCGCGAAAGAGTTTCCGGCGAAACACATGAAAACCAGGTGAACAAGCCCTTCGTCCAGAACCCGGACCCTATTGGATACTGTCGTCCTGGTTTGTTCGCGGGAGTCGGATGGATCTCACGTAGAGCATGGCCGCCTCGGTCCGGGTGTGGACATCAAGTTTGGCGAAAATCCGACCGCCAGGGATGTTGTGGATTTCCAAGCCGAATTAGGAAATCACCGTAGTGAGGCTCCAAGCGTTGGTGTATAGATCCTGCTGCTCCGAGTCTGAAGATTTCGACTCGTCAACCCTACTGACAAGCCTTTAGCATTTCTTCATGGCAAGGGCCTGGACCTCCATTGAATCCAGCTCGGACGCAGACGGCCGTTTTCACACGACTCGCTGGGGGATGGTGTTTTCGGCGCAAGTAACGGATTCGCAGCCCGACTCTCGGGCCGCTCTGAACGAACTCTGCTCCGCCTACTGGTTGCCCTTGTATGTGTGGACGCGTCGCAAAGGCAATGACCCCATTGCCGCTCAAGATCTCACCCAGGCGTTCTTTGTGCACCTCCTCCAGGGCGATGCGCTTCGGCAGGTGGACCCCAGCAAGGGCAAGTTTCGATCGTTCCTTCTCGCCTCCTTTCAGAACTTTTTGGCAAATGAGCATGATAAAGAGACGGCTCTGAAGCGAGGTGGTGGTTCTGTGATTTTGCCTTTGGATGATCCGACGCTCGAGGCTCAGTTCGCCGGCTTGGCCGCGACAGAACCGCCTCCTGACGTGGCTTACGATCGTGCCTGGGCGCTCACGCTGCTTCAGCGGACCCTGGAGTTGCTTCGGCGCGAGCACGTCGAATCCGGGAAATTGGATCAGTTTGTCCTGCTCCAGCCTTATCTGTCGGCCGATTCTGCCGGCCCGCCCTACGGGGAGACTGCTGAACGATTGGGGATGTCCTTGAGTGGCGTTAAAATGGCCATCCTCAGACTGCGGCGAGAGTTCGGAGAAGCTCTTCGCAATGAGATCGCACAAACAGTGGCTAAGTCCGGCCAAGTGAATGAGGAATTAAAAATTCTGTTCGGTGCCCTGTCCGGCAATGACTGAGCTCTCCGTGCCTCCGACCGGCTGCTAAGGGACCTTTTGCCATGCGCCGCCCGCTTCGATGTGGGAGAGGGGGGGGGCCTCCCACTTTCGCATCCCATCGATGCTCGCCGTGAGCAGCACGGATCCCTGTTGCGCGAACGCAAACGCCGGTTGCATCGGGTGTCCTCGGAGAGTAAGTAATTGTTGTCCGCTAAACGGTTGCCAGAAGCGTACAGTTCCATCCATGGCGCTCGTGACAACGCGGCTGTCGTCCGGTGAGAATTGAACAGCTGCAAAACCCAGTCGGTCGGCTCGGAGTCGCGACCGCGCTAGCCCCGTGGAAGGATCCCAGACATGGGCTGTTGCATCAGCTCCTCCCGAGACCAGCCATCGTCCGTTTCGCGAGAAGCCGATGGAGAGGACTTCTGAACGGTGTCCGCTCCATTGGTTGACCATCCGGCCAGTTGACGTATCCCAAATTTGGAGGATTCCATCCGCACACCCCATGGCGAGCGTGCCTCCGTCGGGCGCGAAGCCCATGCTGAGGCAGCGGTTGGTGAGAGTCCAGGAAACTGCGCGCTGCGGACGCATGCGTTCCCAGACGCAAACGAGGCGGTTCTCGCCAATGGCGCAGAACTTGGCTCCATCGAGAGAGAATTCCAGGGACGGCACCCCTCCGCCAGGAACGATAAGAGTGGTTCGAGTCGATAAGTTCGTCACGCTCAGCAAGGCTACCTGACCCCCTTTGGCCCCAACAGCTATCCACGATCCATCCGGACTCAATGCCACGCGTTCCCCAGGGACTGAGCCCAGGGAGCGTTCCGTGAGCATATCCCAGATTTGAATCATCCCATCAGACCTGACTCCGGCCGCCACTCCGGCGTCACGCGCGATTCGGCAATGCCCGATCCCAGCCGCCAACGGAGAGAACGACGCCGCTTTTGCTCGGGGAGTTTCTCGCCAAACTCTTACGGTTCCATCCCTGCCACCGCTGACCAAGCTCTGCTGGTCTGGGCTGTAACCAAGGGTCCAGACATCTCCAAGATGTCCCTTGAGGTAGTTCAGCGGCGCGTGGGTTGCGACATCCCAAACTACAATGCGCTCGTCCCCACTTCCACTCGCCAGGCGTTTGCCGTCTGGAGAGAAGGCCAAAGAGACACAGGGCAGTTCGTGGCGGACTAGGCTGGCGAGCTGAGAGAAACCTTTTGTGTCCCATAATTTCACCGCTGGCTCCCATCCGCCGGATGCCAGCAGCGTGCTGTCCGGAGAGAACTGTAAGGCTTTCACCACCCATGGGTGAGGGTTGAGTGTGGCTAAGGGCAGCCAGGTAGCGGTATCCCAGATCACTAACATATTGGTGGGCGAACCACTATAGTCCTGGCAACCGGAAGCCAGGAACTTTCCATTCGGCGAGAAGGCAATAGATCGGATAGGCCCTTGTTTGCCTTCCAGGGTTCGTTGTAATTTACCCGTCGCCGCCTCGATGATCTGAATCTGGCCCCGGCGCCCTCCAATGGCGAAAAGTCCTCCATCCGGAGCAAAGTCGAGAGCATTGGCCGCATTCCAGGCGGTGCTCTCCCGGATAAAACGCTTTTGACGCGTTGCCACGTCTAGGAAAGCTACTTTCCCGTTCTCCGTTCCCACCACAATATTCTTACCATCGGGAGAAAGTGCCATCGACCGTACCCCCGCCGACAACGGCACGGCGTCGATCAATTTCCAAGGAGAGGTCGCCCAGAATTTAAGGATGGCATCCCTCCCGCCCGAAATCAAAGTGTCTCCTTGCGGTAAAAATGCAATCTTCCGCACTTCGTTCGAGTGATTGCCGATGGTCAAGGCAGCGTCACTTTGACAGCGTTGCCAAAGGTATCGCCACTCCCATCCCCGGATATCTCGCTGACCTGGGGCGGCACGGTATCGATCCAGCAACTCTACAGCATGCTCGAGGCTCGCTTCGTCGATCGCTCGAGAGGCAAGGTTCATGTCGGCGACGTAGGCATTAATCCTGGCTTGATGAGCCTCCGTGCGTGCACGCTGCCATTGCCAGATGATCCCCGCCATACCGATCCAAGCGATGAAGTTGATGGCGATGGCGAGCGACGCCACCATGGGGTTGCGCCGAGCCCACTTCAAGAGCTTCTCCCTAGTCGTTGCTGGCCTGGCGAGTATGGGCTCGTGCCTCAACCACCTGTCCAGATCGTCTGCGAATGCCTCCGCTGAAGCGTATCTGGCCGAGGGTTCTTTCTCGAGGCATTTCAGGCAGATCGTGGACAGGTCGCGATCCAAACCAGGGCAATGTTGATGTGGGGCGACAGGGGACTGATCGCGAAGCTGAATGAGGACCTCCAGAGGCGTCGGCCCCAGGAAGGGCGGTCGGCCTGTGAGTAGTTCGTAGAGAATCACTCCTAGGCTATAAATATCGGCTGAGGTCGTCACCAGGTTCCTGCCGGAAGCCTGTTCAGGAGCCATGTAGGTCGGGGTGCCAAGCATCTCTCCGGTGGCCGTGACGGAGCTCTTCAAATCGAGGCGACGTGCGAGTCCAAAGTCAGTGATATGTGGGCTGCCCTGTGCGTCGAGTAGCAGATTCTCTGGTTTCAGGTCGCGATGCAGGACCCCGTGAGTGTGGGCGAAATGGATGGCACGGGCCACAGTGGCCACCAGGAGTGCTATCCCTCGTGTGCCCGCCTCCTCCCTCAACTCTGGAAGCCGTTCGCGCAAGGTTCCACCCTCGATCAACTTCATGCTGAAGAAGTTTCGGCCTTGATGCTCGCCGATCTCATACAGAGGGACGATATTTGGATGGTCAAGTTGCGCTACCGCCTCCGCTTCTGACCGAAAGCGCGCTAACTCTCTGGCATCTGCGAGTTCCCCAAACCGAACGACCTTGACTGCTACATAACGCTTAAGGCTGAGCTGGCGAGCTTTGTAGACCACGCCCATGCCTCCCCGCCCCAGTTCCTGCTGGAGTTCGTAGTCTCCTAGGACTGGCGGGCGCTTGTCGGTCGTCCCAGGGATTGGTTCACTTCCATTAACCCCTGACGCTAATTCGCCTCCCGCTACGGCGAGGCCGATGCGGAGGAGACAGCGTGGGCAATGACCGTTTACCTGATCAGGCAGGACATGGTCTCCACACACAGGGCACTGAATAGACGATCTCAAGCACAGGTCTCCGTTGGCGTTGCTATCCTGATAAGCTGCGGCTCAGGACGATTATGAGCCTCGGTGCCCGCGAAACTGCAATTGAAATCTACAACAACTGATTCAGAAGTTCGTAATGCCTAAAGTGGCGCGATAGTAGACCTGGGGTTCTTCGGTTGGGCTGATGGCCACCTCCAATGGCGTCTGTGCTTGCAAATGGGTCGAGATGTCGGTCCAGGACGAAAGATCGCTGCTCTGCTGGATCACGTAGTCCAGCCCGGAGTTGCCTTCGATGCGGATCATGGCTTGCAGCTGCGACTTCGAGAGAAGCGTCAGCCGGATAGGCATCAGGGGTTTCACAGTGATCTCGAACGAGGTGTCGACTCCGATCGGGGGTAAACCGTTGTCCGCAACGTTCAATTTGAACGAGTGCGTGGTGCCGGCTAACCCAGCGCTGGCTTTCCAGCTCACCTGTCCATCCGAACCCGAAACCGTGGCTCCCGCTGGCCCGCTGACCAACGTGAAGCCGAGTTGGTTTGCCGGAAGGTCTGAGTCCGAAACAGTCGGGGTGAAGCGGACGAGAGCCCCCGGCTCGACGATCTGATTCTCGATCCTGCTCCATACGGGCGCGGAATTCACTTCCTTGACGGCAAGGGGGAAACTTTTTCTCACCGTGAGGTTGGGGATGCCGTTGTCGGTGACCGCGACGGTCACGATCCGCTCCATAGGGCCTTGCGCCTCGGTGGGTGTCCAGTGAATGACGCCTTGAGCGTCGATTTCCATCCCTTCGGGGGACTCCGTCAGACGATAGCTCAGAAGCTGCGGCGGCAGATCATCGTCCGTGGCAGTGGAGACGATGGAAGCGACGGAGAGTTCATCGATCGATTGCAGGGAGAGGACCGGAAGGATGGGCCTAACATTGATGACCTGGATGACCGCTGCGGCCGGAAGATAATCGTCGCGCATGCCCACGTCGTTCGACGGGAACACAAAGGTGGCGAACTGTCCTTCACGCGTCGCTGCGTTAAGCCAGGGAAAACTGCTTCGCGCCGCCGGATAGAAGTCATCCAGAAGCGATGCCTCGAGGGTTCCATCGAGTGTGGCCGATCCAGTGACCGCTAGCCGATCATAGGATTGGTCACCATTGATCTGGATGAGAACGCGAGCGTCGGATCGCAGACGGAGCGATCCTTGAATGGTGATCCCCCCGACGGAGTTGGATCCGGGGGACACGGCGGCATTGCAGTCGACCGATCCGGCGAGGATGCCACTCCCGGTCAATCGTCCGCCGTTCAAGGTCATAGTGGCCATACTCTTGAGCTGGCCACCACTTAGGCGCAATTCGCCGGAGCTTTGCTCGAAGGGAACCGTAGCTAGGTCAAGAACACCTTGCTGCAGGTCAAGTAAGCCTTCGTTGGTGAGGCGGGGTGAAGGGATGAGGATGGATGGTTCGGAGGATTTTCGGAACGTCCCACGGTTGAGGATGTGACTAACGGGGAGTCGGCTCGTGCTGATGAACCGGGGTTGTGAGAGTTGGCAGTCGACTAGCTCTTCATTGACGATGAGAGTGCCTTCTTCGAGCCAGATATTGCCACCCGTCCAGAGAATGGTCCCGCGGTTGGTCAACGTTTGCCCGTAGAACTCGTGGTCGCCATCCGTCTGGATGGTCAGCGTTGCTCCGTCGGCGAGCGTGGTAGACCCAGGTCCCGTGAAACGTCCTCGGTTCCAAACGAAGTTTCCCCGGAGCTGATGCGTGCCGGTGAGCGTAGCGGTTTCCAGTTCCAGTTTGTCGGCGGAGATGGTTCCGTTCAAGGAGTAGAAGACGGCGTTGATCAGGGCAATCCTTCCCGCCCCGCTGAACTGCGTGCCGTCTAGAAACGAATGTCCTTGGGAGAAGATGAGCGAAGCTCCCGTCTCGCAGCTGAACTCACCCTTGGATTGACCTTGCACGGCGACCTCGAGTGATCCTTTGAGCACCTCCACTTTCCCTTCGTTGTTCAATGCGGGCGCAAGGATTCGGAGAGCGACCTCATTGCTGTGGCGAAAGATGCCGCGATTGATGATGTGACTGGCCGGGTTTCGGCTTGTGCTGATGAACCGAGGTTCGGACAACTGACTGTCGATGAGCCCTTCATTAACGACGAGAGTGCCTTCTTCGAGCCAGAGATTGCCACCCGCCCAGAGAATGGTCCCGCGGTTTGTGAGGGTCAGTCCGTAGAACTCATGGTCACTCGCAGCGTCGAAAGTCGACGTGGATCCTTCGGCGAGAGTCACAGCCTCGGTGCCTGAGAGATTGCCTCGAGACCATTGAAGCGAGTTGAGCACCAGGAGCGGACCGTTGACACGCAGGTTGGCACCCAGCATTTGGACGTCCTTGACGGTAACTGCACCATCGATGTTCACCACCCCTGCGCCTAAGGTGGCTCGATCGGCGGCTCCTGGCACTCCGTTAGGGCTCCAATTTCCAGGATTGAGCCAGTTGTTGCCGTTGGCTCCTGTCCAGGCGAATTCAGCTGCCTGCAAGATCGGATGCGTTAACGCCAGGATTGCCAGCAGTCCTAAAAGGGTGGCCGTGCGTCTGAACGATGTTAAGGATCGATAAGGACTTACGACTGTGCTTGGGCTGGATACTTCCGAGTTCATCCCCTATTGAATCGGGAATGCTATTCCACGATGACAAACAAACTTGGAGCCGACGACCATGATCCCGTCACCCGGCTGTGTTGATTTGAGAAATTCCGCACGACTATCCTTTTGGCCGATGCGCCGCGATGTCCGAAGGGGAGGAGAAAGGATCAGTTGCCGCAAAACAGCTCAGGCCTGGGAAGCAGGGACTTCCGCATTAGCCGCAAAGATCGAAAGAAGACGAAAGAAGGAGACGATGCGGGGTCAGTGATTTCCTAGGTCTGGAATTTTTTCGTCATCTTTCGTTTCTTGCGGCTAAAAGAGCTGTCCGGCCTTTATCTTGGTGTAAGCGGCGAGCCTCGGATAATTCTTTACCGAGGTAATAGAGAACAGACCTGGTTTCGGTCTCCCTCTGGTTTTCACATAGCGTCCATCGCGTCCATTGCGGTTTAAAAATTCGAGCCCTTTTGGATCGGACGGGGAGGGAGGTTGAACCGCGATGGACGCGATGTGAGAAGGGGAGGAGAAAGGATCAGTTACCGCAACACAGTTGAGGCCAGGGAAGCTGGGACTTCCGCATTAGCCGCAAAGATCGAAAAAAGACGAAAGAAGGAGACGATGCGGGGTCAGTGATTTCCTAGGTCCGGAATTTTTTCGTCATCTTTCGTTTCTTGCGGCTAAAGGATCGTTGGGGTTTTGTTTGGTCCATCGCGGTTCGAAACTCGGCCCTCGCCTTCCGACGCGGATGGAGTTTGAAAACCAACAAATGAGCCGCCATGCATTTGATAATTCGGATATCAGGATTCATGGTTCTATCTCGGTCAAGGTATCAGTTGCCCTCGATCCACCTTGATGTAAAATAGAGCGCGTTAGATGAAGCACGACACGAACATCTGGATCCCCGCAATTCCGAGCACGTCATTTCCGACGGTGCTTCGGATCTCGGCTCCACTGCGAGCGATCGGTTTCATTCCTTCCACCGGCCTCAGGAAAAGACCTAACCAGCCAGACGTGAGCAGGTAGGTCCAAAGTCAGAGCCGTTTTTTGAACCCTGCTTGCCGCGCTGCGAGCGGGGTTTTCTGTTTCTACATCTCTCGGCAGCTGGAGCAGCCGAATCCCCCGTCTTAACCGTTTGACCCCAGTTCCAATTATTTACCCATACGCATCTGTAGCTCAATTGGATAGAGCGAGGGCCTTCTAACCCCAAGGTTGCAGGTTCGAGTCCTGCCAGATGCACCAATTTTTACAATTATGAACCAAGACGAAACCGACTATTTGAGTGAAGCAGAATTAGACGCCTTTTTTAACGCCCTCTTCCCACACGGCATTCTTGGGAATGACGTATTGAACGAGTTTGGGCCCGGCCTGAAGTGGAAGTTTCCCACCTGGCGATCGTTGGCACGAAGCCTATTCACGCTGGTTCCCGGATCCTGGCAGCCCCAGTTCAGTATCGAGATAGCGAACACCAAGTATGAGTCTAGAACATCTCTCGGAAGCCGAGTGCTGGAGGCGGAACACCCACAGTTCGTCCTGCATGTGGCGCAGTGCTTGTGGGATGTGTTTTCCGATAACAACCAAGTGATCACCGCAGATGGCCGTGGCGTGGGCAACTGGGGTTTTCGGGGCTGGTCCCATTTCATGAACGAGCAGATCACGAAGACGAGGGAACTGTGGCGGGAGGAGGACTACTTCTATTTTGGTCTGGGTGATTATCAACACTCCCATGTCTATGATGTGAACGAGATCCACCTGATGATTTTCCGTCGTTTGAAGGCTCAAGGGGCAGATTGGCTTTACAACCCTCCCGAGAATTTTCTGATGATGTTGGGTGAAACCGCCTCGGACGTGGGTGCGAGCCGTTCTGGGAAGCGCCTATGCCCGGAGGAGGAGGCTCTGATCAAGGATCTTATAGCCATGCGCGAGGCTCTTCCAGGGATGCATCAAGGCCTGCTTGGAACGGTGTGTTCCGATCCGCCGCCGGTGGCAGCCTACCGAAGCATTTATGGTCGCAACCCCCGAGGTTGGCTATCCTAGTGAACCCTGCTGCCGCACGAGGGACTCCCGCATTAGCCGCAAAGATCGAAAGAAGACGAAAGAAGGAGCCGGACTTAGGGACCGTGCAAAAGTAACTTCGGGTTTTGGCGGGAGCGCTGCCAGGCCAGATAAGGCGGTAGGAAGGCGCATCCCCGAAGTGGGTCTGCTCGTCTCTCATGCCTTGCCAGCGTATTAGAATTCCTGCCTCGCCAGCAGGCGCTTGGGGCATTA from Verrucomicrobiales bacterium harbors:
- a CDS encoding sigma-70 family RNA polymerase sigma factor, whose amino-acid sequence is MARAWTSIESSSDADGRFHTTRWGMVFSAQVTDSQPDSRAALNELCSAYWLPLYVWTRRKGNDPIAAQDLTQAFFVHLLQGDALRQVDPSKGKFRSFLLASFQNFLANEHDKETALKRGGGSVILPLDDPTLEAQFAGLAATEPPPDVAYDRAWALTLLQRTLELLRREHVESGKLDQFVLLQPYLSADSAGPPYGETAERLGMSLSGVKMAILRLRREFGEALRNEIAQTVAKSGQVNEELKILFGALSGND
- a CDS encoding serine/threonine protein kinase, whose protein sequence is MGVVYKARQLSLKRYVAVKVVRFGELADARELARFRSEAEAVAQLDHPNIVPLYEIGEHQGRNFFSMKLIEGGTLRERLPELREEAGTRGIALLVATVARAIHFAHTHGVLHRDLKPENLLLDAQGSPHITDFGLARRLDLKSSVTATGEMLGTPTYMAPEQASGRNLVTTSADIYSLGVILYELLTGRPPFLGPTPLEVLIQLRDQSPVAPHQHCPGLDRDLSTICLKCLEKEPSARYASAEAFADDLDRWLRHEPILARPATTREKLLKWARRNPMVASLAIAINFIAWIGMAGIIWQWQRARTEAHQARINAYVADMNLASRAIDEASLEHAVELLDRYRAAPGQRDIRGWEWRYLWQRCQSDAALTIGNHSNEVRKIAFLPQGDTLISGGRDAILKFWATSPWKLIDAVPLSAGVRSMALSPDGKNIVVGTENGKVAFLDVATRQKRFIRESTAWNAANALDFAPDGGLFAIGGRRGQIQIIEAATGKLQRTLEGKQGPIRSIAFSPNGKFLASGCQDYSGSPTNMLVIWDTATWLPLATLNPHPWVVKALQFSPDSTLLASGGWEPAVKLWDTKGFSQLASLVRHELPCVSLAFSPDGKRLASGSGDERIVVWDVATHAPLNYLKGHLGDVWTLGYSPDQQSLVSGGRDGTVRVWRETPRAKAASFSPLAAGIGHCRIARDAGVAAGVRSDGMIQIWDMLTERSLGSVPGERVALSPDGSWIAVGAKGGQVALLSVTNLSTRTTLIVPGGGVPSLEFSLDGAKFCAIGENRLVCVWERMRPQRAVSWTLTNRCLSMGFAPDGGTLAMGCADGILQIWDTSTGRMVNQWSGHRSEVLSIGFSRNGRWLVSGGADATAHVWDPSTGLARSRLRADRLGFAAVQFSPDDSRVVTSAMDGTVRFWQPFSGQQLLTLRGHPMQPAFAFAQQGSVLLTASIDGMRKWEAPPLSHIEAGGAWQKVP